In one Janibacter cremeus genomic region, the following are encoded:
- a CDS encoding electron transfer flavoprotein subunit beta/FixA family protein, with translation MNIVVCVKHVPDAQSERGFNEDNTTDRDGVDGLLSELDEYAVEQALQIAEAGEGEVTVLTVGPADAADAVKKSLQMGADKGVHVSDEAIAGSDAPATSLILAEAIKKVGSPDLVITGMASTDGTMGVVPAMLAERLGLPQVTYASELTVEDGVATIRRDGDTASETIQASLPALVSVTDQINEPRYPSFKGIMAAKKKPVEEWALADLGVDAGQVGLANAWTAVEQTTKRPPREQGTIVTDEGDGGTKLAEFLTTHKFV, from the coding sequence ATGAACATCGTCGTCTGCGTGAAGCACGTGCCGGACGCCCAGTCCGAGCGTGGGTTCAACGAGGACAACACGACCGACCGTGACGGCGTCGACGGGCTCCTCTCCGAGCTCGACGAGTACGCCGTGGAGCAGGCACTCCAGATCGCCGAGGCCGGCGAGGGGGAGGTCACCGTCCTGACGGTCGGCCCGGCCGACGCCGCGGACGCCGTCAAGAAGTCCCTCCAGATGGGTGCCGACAAGGGTGTCCACGTCTCCGACGAGGCGATCGCCGGCTCCGACGCCCCCGCCACCTCGCTGATCCTCGCCGAGGCCATCAAGAAGGTCGGCTCGCCCGACCTCGTCATCACCGGCATGGCCTCCACCGACGGCACCATGGGTGTCGTCCCGGCGATGCTCGCCGAGCGCCTCGGCCTCCCGCAGGTCACCTACGCCTCCGAGCTGACCGTCGAGGACGGCGTCGCCACGATCCGTCGTGACGGCGACACCGCGAGCGAGACCATCCAGGCCTCCCTCCCGGCGCTGGTCTCGGTCACCGACCAGATCAACGAGCCGCGCTACCCCTCCTTCAAGGGCATCATGGCCGCGAAGAAGAAGCCGGTCGAGGAGTGGGCGCTCGCCGACCTCGGCGTCGACGCCGGCCAGGTCGGTCTCGCGAACGCGTGGACCGCGGTCGAGCAGACCACCAAGCGTCCGCCGCGCGAGCAGGGCACCATCGTCACCGACGAGGGCGATGGCGGCACCAAGCTCGCCGAGTTCCTCACCACCCACAAGTTCGTCTGA
- a CDS encoding MFS transporter produces MAGQAEAVADPRDVISDAHRWRVLWVLLVAIFMSLVGVSIVNVALPSIQEGLDASDSDAQWVLAGYALTFGVVLVAAGRAGDLMGRGGLFVLGVGVFTLASVAAGLAPNADALNAARFVQGVGSGLVNPQGVGMIQQYFRGAERGKAFGYFGSVVGVAVGIGPVLGGLLIQLGGPEIGWRLTFLVNVPVGLLCLALALRWFPRPLLRRVPAATDPDAPKASRSLDPVGSLLLGLAVLATMFPFVEGRSSGWLWLLLPVGVLLAWVWVKWEQHYRATGRSPMVNLDIFGIRSFTNGSIIVMLYFLGMTSIWVLVAMYFQEGAGRSALQAGLVGVPSAFISAVAAHWAGSRVIRYGRKVVIGGLLFALAGLALSITVVLLRAQGLASEWWLVLSLALIGVAQGAVISPNQTLTLADVPLDYAGSSGAVMQTGQRIGTSIGIAVITSAAFAALGVSGSWSAAIVVGFGLIALVVLVALAFAVKDQRDRMRTT; encoded by the coding sequence GTGGCGGGTCAGGCCGAGGCGGTCGCGGACCCCCGTGACGTGATCTCGGACGCGCACCGCTGGCGCGTGCTGTGGGTGCTCCTCGTCGCGATCTTCATGTCCCTCGTCGGCGTGAGCATCGTCAACGTCGCCCTCCCCTCGATCCAGGAGGGCCTCGACGCCAGCGACTCGGACGCCCAGTGGGTGCTCGCCGGCTACGCCCTGACCTTCGGCGTCGTCCTCGTCGCCGCCGGGCGTGCGGGCGACCTCATGGGGCGCGGGGGCCTGTTCGTCCTCGGGGTCGGCGTCTTCACCCTCGCGTCGGTCGCCGCCGGCCTGGCACCCAACGCCGATGCGCTCAACGCGGCCCGCTTCGTCCAGGGCGTCGGCTCCGGCCTGGTCAATCCCCAGGGCGTCGGCATGATCCAGCAGTACTTCCGCGGCGCCGAGCGGGGCAAGGCCTTCGGGTACTTCGGCAGCGTCGTCGGCGTCGCCGTCGGGATCGGGCCGGTGCTCGGTGGCCTGCTCATCCAGCTCGGTGGCCCCGAGATCGGGTGGCGGTTGACCTTCCTCGTCAACGTGCCGGTGGGGCTGCTCTGCCTGGCGCTCGCGCTGCGCTGGTTCCCCCGCCCCCTCCTCCGCCGCGTACCGGCAGCCACCGACCCCGACGCCCCGAAGGCCTCACGCTCGCTCGACCCGGTCGGCTCGCTCCTGCTCGGTCTGGCCGTGCTCGCGACGATGTTCCCCTTCGTCGAGGGGCGCTCCTCCGGGTGGCTGTGGCTGCTCCTGCCCGTCGGGGTGCTCCTCGCGTGGGTCTGGGTGAAGTGGGAGCAGCACTACCGCGCGACCGGCCGCAGCCCGATGGTCAACCTCGACATCTTCGGCATCCGCAGCTTCACCAACGGCAGCATCATCGTCATGCTCTACTTCCTGGGCATGACGAGCATCTGGGTGCTCGTGGCCATGTACTTCCAGGAGGGCGCCGGCAGGAGCGCGCTGCAGGCCGGCCTCGTCGGCGTCCCGTCCGCGTTCATCTCGGCCGTCGCCGCGCACTGGGCCGGCAGCCGCGTCATCCGGTACGGGCGCAAGGTCGTCATCGGCGGACTGCTCTTCGCCCTGGCCGGGCTGGCGCTGAGCATCACCGTCGTGCTGCTACGGGCGCAGGGCCTGGCCAGCGAGTGGTGGCTGGTGCTCAGCCTCGCCCTCATCGGCGTGGCCCAGGGCGCTGTGATCAGCCCCAACCAGACGCTCACCCTGGCCGACGTGCCCCTCGACTACGCCGGCAGCTCGGGGGCGGTGATGCAGACCGGGCAGCGCATCGGCACCTCGATCGGCATCGCCGTCATCACCTCGGCCGCCTTCGCCGCGCTCGGGGTGAGCGGAAGCTGGTCGGCCGCGATCGTCGTCGGTTTCGGCCTCATCGCACTCGTCGTGCTCGTGGCCCTGGCCTTCGCGGTCAAGGACCAGCGCGACCGGATGCGCACGACCTGA
- a CDS encoding DNA polymerase IV: MTGWVLHVDMDEFLAAVEVLRHPELAGRPVVVGGRGDPSERAVVSTASYAARELGVRSGMPLKIAARKAPDAVFLPVDFPVYEAASAQVMGTLRAFPGAVVEVLGWDEAFVGIDTEDPERSAHAIRAAVHEATGLHCSVGIGDTKVRAKIATEFGKPGGVYRLTRRTWLEVMGERPTTALWGVGPRIGARLSGLGMETVADLAAAPTQVLVDEFGPRTGPYIGRLGRGEGSAVVDDTPHVARAHGHETTFQQDLTEPAAIEAAVRALAAQVVTDLRGEGRACSRVHLKVRFAPFFTVVRVRKLDEPTFDVDTIAGTALDLLRALEDPRPIRLLGVRGEMVAPHGGGDHDPQD, translated from the coding sequence ATGACCGGCTGGGTGCTGCACGTCGACATGGACGAGTTCCTCGCGGCGGTCGAGGTGCTGCGCCACCCCGAGCTCGCGGGCCGGCCCGTCGTCGTCGGCGGCCGGGGTGACCCGAGCGAGCGCGCCGTCGTCTCCACGGCGTCCTACGCGGCGCGGGAGCTCGGCGTGAGGTCGGGCATGCCGCTGAAGATCGCCGCCCGCAAGGCCCCGGACGCGGTCTTCCTCCCGGTGGACTTCCCCGTCTACGAGGCGGCCTCCGCGCAGGTGATGGGCACGCTGCGGGCCTTCCCCGGTGCGGTGGTGGAGGTCCTCGGGTGGGACGAGGCCTTCGTCGGGATCGACACAGAGGACCCCGAGCGCAGCGCCCACGCCATCCGGGCGGCGGTGCACGAGGCGACGGGTCTGCACTGCTCGGTGGGCATCGGTGACACGAAGGTCCGGGCGAAGATCGCCACCGAGTTCGGCAAGCCCGGCGGGGTGTACCGGCTGACCCGTCGCACCTGGCTGGAGGTCATGGGCGAGCGTCCGACCACCGCCCTGTGGGGCGTGGGACCGCGGATCGGCGCCCGGCTGTCCGGGCTCGGGATGGAGACCGTGGCCGACCTGGCCGCCGCGCCCACGCAGGTGCTGGTCGACGAGTTCGGGCCCCGCACCGGCCCGTACATCGGCCGGTTGGGTCGCGGCGAGGGCAGCGCCGTCGTCGACGACACCCCGCACGTGGCCCGGGCGCACGGGCACGAGACGACCTTCCAGCAGGACCTGACCGAGCCGGCGGCCATCGAGGCGGCGGTCCGGGCGCTCGCGGCGCAGGTGGTCACCGACCTGCGGGGCGAAGGGAGGGCCTGCTCCCGCGTGCACCTCAAGGTGCGGTTCGCCCCGTTCTTCACGGTGGTGCGGGTGCGCAAGCTGGACGAGCCCACCTTCGACGTGGACACCATCGCGGGCACCGCCCTGGACCTGCTGCGGGCGCTGGAGGACCCCCGCCCGATCCGTCTGCTCGGGGTGCGTGGCGAGATGGTCGCGCCCCATGGCGGTGGCGACCACGACCCGCAAGACTGA
- a CDS encoding electron transfer flavoprotein subunit alpha/FixB family protein has product MAEVLVLVDHANGEVKKPAAEMLTLARRLGEPSAVFIGPGAETAKDLLARYGAEKIYSVSDPAALESLVAPQAEVLAQLVQEKQPAAVLIPSNSGGKEIGARLAVKTESGLITDAEDVQAGDSGPVTLQSVFAGSYTVNAKVTKGTPIICVKPNSATPEQAAGAGAFEELSVSISDEAKAARITASEPRKSSGRPELAEAAIVVSGGRGTGGDFSPVESFADSLGAAVGASRAAVDAGWYPHSSQVGQTGKQVSPQLYVAAGISGAIQHRAGMQTSKTIVAINKDEEAPIFELVDFGVVGDLFQVLPQATEAVKGK; this is encoded by the coding sequence ATGGCTGAAGTCCTCGTCCTCGTCGACCACGCGAACGGTGAGGTGAAGAAGCCCGCCGCGGAGATGCTGACGCTCGCCCGTCGACTGGGTGAGCCGTCCGCCGTCTTCATCGGCCCCGGTGCCGAGACCGCCAAGGACCTCCTCGCGCGCTACGGCGCCGAGAAGATCTACAGCGTCTCCGACCCGGCCGCGCTGGAGTCCCTCGTCGCCCCCCAGGCCGAGGTCCTCGCGCAGCTGGTCCAGGAGAAGCAGCCCGCCGCGGTGCTCATCCCGAGCAACTCCGGCGGCAAGGAGATCGGTGCCCGCCTCGCCGTCAAGACCGAGTCCGGTCTGATCACCGACGCCGAGGACGTCCAGGCCGGCGACTCCGGCCCGGTCACCCTGCAGTCGGTCTTCGCCGGCAGCTACACCGTCAACGCGAAGGTCACCAAGGGCACCCCGATCATCTGCGTCAAGCCCAACTCCGCCACCCCGGAGCAGGCGGCCGGCGCCGGCGCCTTCGAGGAGCTCTCCGTGAGCATCTCCGATGAGGCCAAGGCCGCGAGGATCACCGCCTCCGAGCCGCGGAAGTCCTCCGGTCGCCCCGAGCTGGCCGAGGCGGCGATCGTCGTCTCCGGTGGTCGTGGCACCGGCGGTGACTTCTCCCCGGTCGAGTCCTTCGCGGACTCGCTCGGTGCCGCCGTCGGCGCCTCGCGCGCTGCGGTCGACGCCGGCTGGTACCCGCACTCCTCGCAGGTCGGCCAGACCGGCAAGCAGGTCTCCCCGCAGCTGTACGTCGCCGCGGGCATCTCCGGCGCGATCCAGCACCGGGCCGGCATGCAGACGTCCAAGACGATCGTCGCGATCAACAAGGACGAGGAGGCCCCGATCTTCGAGCTCGTCGACTTCGGTGTCGTCGGCGACCTCTTCCAGGTCCTGCCGCAGGCCACCGAGGCCGTCAAGGGCAAGTGA
- a CDS encoding acyltransferase, producing the protein MGRDSGLTWWRWTRWVVANRAWSHHHVLGYLRMVRAKLTTPGLTFEGPCFIGPDVQFEVTPGTARLVVGAYTHIGGGSALRAHEGTLRIGEKTVIGIRNTFNTWLDIEVGAACIFADDVYVCDFDHRTDDLTTPIKDQGIVKSPVRVGDDVWVATKCVITRGTDIGDHSVVGAGAVVRGSHPPFVVLGGVPARVLRERRPVAVSTDDLDLPEGW; encoded by the coding sequence ATGGGCCGCGACAGCGGGCTCACCTGGTGGCGGTGGACGCGCTGGGTCGTCGCCAACCGCGCATGGAGCCACCACCACGTCCTCGGCTACCTGCGGATGGTCCGCGCGAAGCTGACCACGCCCGGCCTGACCTTCGAGGGGCCGTGCTTCATCGGGCCGGACGTGCAGTTCGAGGTGACCCCCGGTACCGCACGGCTCGTCGTCGGTGCCTACACCCACATCGGTGGGGGCTCCGCCCTGCGTGCCCACGAGGGCACCTTGCGCATCGGGGAGAAGACCGTCATCGGCATCCGCAACACGTTCAACACCTGGCTCGACATCGAGGTCGGGGCGGCCTGCATCTTCGCCGACGACGTGTACGTGTGCGACTTCGACCACCGCACCGACGACCTCACCACGCCGATCAAGGACCAGGGGATCGTCAAGTCCCCGGTCCGCGTCGGGGACGACGTGTGGGTGGCGACGAAGTGCGTCATCACCCGCGGCACCGACATCGGCGACCACTCGGTCGTCGGGGCCGGCGCCGTGGTGCGGGGGAGCCATCCCCCCTTCGTCGTGCTCGGGGGAGTGCCCGCCCGGGTGCTCCGGGAGCGCCGGCCCGTGGCGGTCTCGACCGACGACCTCGACCTGCCGGAGGGCTGGTGA
- a CDS encoding SDR family oxidoreductase, producing MAETPLSGSVALVAGATRGAGRALAVELARAGAFVHASGRSSRTSGASEIQRPETIEDTLDLVREAGGDGVAERVDHTRPEEVRALVERIRERHGRLDVLVNDIFGGDRYAQFGTPLWEHDLEGGLRMLRMGIDTHIITSALALPLVLESGGGLLVEMTDGPSEVNRAYRQGVGFYYDYVKGCIDRLVTSLSAELAEQPVTVVGVTPGWLRSEAMLEAFGVTEETWTEAAERVPGFGASETPTYVARGVAALAADPGAARHHGGVLTARQLSDAYGVTDVDGSRPDCWGLIRDLGWHDQPTGMLPDYR from the coding sequence ATGGCTGAGACACCGCTGTCCGGATCCGTCGCCCTCGTCGCCGGGGCCACCCGTGGGGCCGGGCGGGCCCTGGCCGTCGAGCTGGCCCGGGCGGGGGCCTTCGTCCACGCGAGCGGCCGCAGCAGCCGCACGTCCGGGGCCTCCGAGATCCAGCGCCCCGAGACCATCGAGGACACCCTCGACCTCGTGCGCGAGGCGGGTGGTGACGGCGTCGCCGAGCGGGTGGACCACACCCGGCCGGAGGAGGTGCGCGCGCTCGTCGAGCGCATCCGCGAGCGCCACGGTCGGCTCGACGTCCTCGTCAACGACATCTTCGGCGGTGACCGGTACGCGCAGTTCGGCACGCCGCTGTGGGAGCACGACCTCGAGGGCGGCCTGCGGATGCTGCGGATGGGCATCGACACCCACATCATCACCAGCGCCCTCGCCCTGCCCCTGGTGCTGGAGTCCGGCGGCGGCCTCCTCGTGGAGATGACCGACGGGCCGAGCGAGGTCAACCGCGCCTACCGGCAGGGCGTGGGCTTCTACTACGACTACGTCAAGGGCTGCATCGACCGCCTCGTCACGAGCCTGTCGGCCGAGTTGGCCGAGCAGCCGGTGACGGTCGTGGGCGTCACGCCCGGCTGGTTGCGCTCCGAGGCGATGCTCGAGGCGTTCGGTGTCACGGAGGAGACCTGGACCGAGGCCGCCGAGCGGGTCCCGGGCTTCGGCGCCTCGGAGACGCCGACCTACGTCGCACGCGGAGTGGCGGCACTCGCCGCCGATCCCGGAGCCGCCCGCCACCACGGTGGGGTGCTGACCGCCCGGCAGCTGTCCGACGCGTACGGCGTGACCGACGTCGACGGCTCGCGCCCCGACTGCTGGGGGCTCATCCGCGACCTCGGGTGGCACGACCAACCGACGGGGATGCTGCCCGACTACCGGTGA